In a genomic window of Nodosilinea sp. E11:
- a CDS encoding DUF4079 domain-containing protein, which produces MNLPSFLWLWRIAAWSMGLTLTGYGLLAITGGVLYYTRSKPIERSAWLRPLHLGLGISMVTLVLVLLSIGIVGTLGEYGSLGHSIHLLFGLAVVALVLISAWSANRISPERPWARRLHVTLNGVLGLGLVAVGLSGWQVVQKYLP; this is translated from the coding sequence GTGAACCTACCATCATTTCTGTGGCTCTGGCGCATTGCCGCTTGGTCAATGGGGCTGACGTTGACAGGCTATGGTCTGTTGGCCATTACTGGCGGAGTTTTATACTACACCCGCTCTAAGCCCATAGAACGCTCGGCCTGGCTGCGCCCGTTGCACCTGGGCCTGGGTATAAGCATGGTGACCTTAGTGCTGGTGTTGCTCAGCATCGGCATCGTTGGCACCCTGGGAGAGTATGGCAGTCTGGGGCACTCCATACATCTTCTATTTGGCCTGGCGGTAGTGGCGCTGGTATTGATTTCGGCCTGGAGTGCGAACCGCATTTCGCCGGAGCGCCCCTGGGCCAGGCGGCTTCATGTCACGCTCAATGGTGTGTTGGGGCTAGGGCTGGTGGCGGTGGGGTTATCGGGTTGGCAGGTGGTGCAAAAGTATTTACCGTAA
- a CDS encoding ABC transporter ATP-binding protein, translating to MTPLDILRLDAVTKRYSPQLPPAVDGVSLALGQGEILGLLGPSGCGKTTLLRLIAGFERPDGGAIFLAGQSVGGATWLPPERRDVGIVFQDYALFPHLTVEKNVAFGLQRPGAKRSSRRGSRSPGDIQQQTAAAIALVGLEGLKHRFPHELSGGQQQRVALARALAPRPAIILLDEPFSNLDVQVRLYLRQEVRDILRQVGASGVFVTHDQEEALALADRVAVMNQGRLEQIDTPEVVYGQPTSRFVAEFVTQANFLPAQPSAQGWQTEVGCFALEADGAAPTAADLMVRQEDIALVEDAAGAVVVRDRQFLGREYKYCLQTPSGRLLHARLPVGKPIAAGSRVQITVPSQRMRLYPSQGDGVDTGARLVSPASVLSGL from the coding sequence ATGACTCCACTCGATATTCTGCGCCTCGATGCTGTTACCAAACGCTATAGTCCCCAGCTGCCTCCTGCCGTAGACGGGGTGAGTTTGGCCTTGGGACAGGGAGAAATTTTGGGGCTGCTGGGGCCGTCGGGCTGTGGCAAGACCACTCTACTGCGATTGATTGCCGGGTTTGAACGGCCCGATGGGGGCGCTATTTTTTTGGCGGGGCAGTCGGTCGGTGGAGCCACCTGGCTACCCCCTGAGCGGCGCGACGTGGGCATTGTGTTCCAAGACTATGCCCTGTTTCCGCACCTGACCGTAGAAAAGAATGTGGCCTTTGGCTTGCAGCGGCCCGGAGCCAAGCGGTCGTCTCGGCGCGGATCGCGATCGCCCGGGGACATTCAGCAGCAAACGGCAGCGGCGATCGCCCTGGTAGGCCTAGAGGGGCTCAAGCATCGCTTTCCCCATGAGCTGTCGGGGGGGCAACAGCAGCGGGTGGCCCTGGCTCGAGCCCTAGCTCCCCGGCCCGCAATTATTTTGCTTGATGAACCCTTTAGCAACCTAGACGTGCAGGTACGCCTCTACCTGCGCCAGGAGGTGCGCGACATTTTACGCCAGGTGGGCGCTTCAGGGGTGTTTGTCACCCATGATCAAGAAGAAGCCTTGGCGCTGGCCGATCGCGTGGCGGTGATGAACCAGGGCCGTCTAGAGCAGATCGATACCCCAGAGGTAGTTTACGGCCAGCCGACTTCGCGCTTTGTGGCCGAGTTTGTGACCCAGGCCAACTTTTTACCAGCCCAGCCCAGCGCCCAGGGTTGGCAGACCGAGGTGGGCTGCTTTGCTCTAGAGGCCGACGGGGCTGCCCCCACTGCGGCTGATCTCATGGTGCGCCAGGAAGATATTGCGCTGGTGGAAGATGCTGCAGGGGCCGTGGTGGTGCGCGATCGCCAGTTTTTGGGCCGCGAGTATAAGTACTGCCTCCAAACCCCTTCTGGGAGACTGCTCCACGCTCGTCTGCCGGTAGGCAAGCCCATTGCCGCCGGCAGCCGGGTGCAAATCACTGTGCCTTCCCAGCGAATGCGCCTGTATCCGAGCCAGGGCGACGGGGTCGATACAGGTGCCCGCTTGGTTAGTCCGGCATCGGTACTTTCAGGACTCTAG
- a CDS encoding DUF1830 domain-containing protein, with translation MAQILDPLPSDGQSQILCCYINATSKIQVARITNVPDWYFERVVFPGQRLLFETVSKAILEIHTGMMASAILSDSIPCERLEVEAPESSTFEPAPGAELEASRLAEPFSEPPAAVAVSPAS, from the coding sequence ATGGCACAAATCCTTGATCCCCTTCCCTCTGATGGACAGAGTCAGATTCTCTGTTGCTACATCAATGCCACCAGTAAGATTCAGGTTGCTCGCATTACCAACGTGCCGGATTGGTACTTTGAACGGGTGGTTTTTCCAGGTCAGCGATTGCTCTTTGAAACCGTTTCAAAGGCAATCTTAGAGATTCACACCGGCATGATGGCCAGTGCTATTTTGTCCGACAGCATTCCCTGCGAACGGCTTGAGGTAGAGGCCCCTGAGTCATCGACGTTTGAGCCTGCCCCAGGGGCCGAGCTTGAAGCCAGTCGACTAGCTGAGCCATTCAGTGAACCACCAGCAGCAGTTGCTGTGTCGCCGGCTAGCTAG